Genomic window (Chloroflexota bacterium):
ACTGAATTCTTCGGCTTGTACGACCAATGGCGGGGCAGTATGACCAACTTGTTGGATCAACTGCAACAGCTTTCCACTCGGTTGCAAGGTGAAATTACCGAGTGGGAGACCGTGGCCAGCAAACTGGTATAACCCACTTGCTTGCTATAGAAAAGCAGCCTAGTTCTCCTCAGCGGTAGCACAACATAGCGCTGAGAAAGGAGAGTATATTTCGCATATGGTTGGAGGCCAAGCCCCCGCCCAACCTCAAGAGGTGGTCCAATATGGGCAAGGCGGGCATTGGTTTTTTATGCCTGCCATGCGGGAACCACTATGTTTGCCGTTAGATAATGTCGAACTACCCGCACCGGAGATCCCTCCTTCCCCACCTTCTCTCTCGAACCCATTTACTACTATTCTGCCCCCGATTATGCTCGTGATTGGAACCGCAGTGATTTCGTTGCTCTCCAATAATTGGACCATGATGGGCCCTATGCTCATCATGAGCATGGCGTTTCCCCTTGCGAATATATTGAGTTACGCAGTACAAAAACGAACCTACCGGCGTGCATGGGCAGAATATGAAGCGTCCTACCGCAAAAAGCTAGCGAAGATGCGCCGTCATCTGGACTCTTTGGCTGAAAACCAGCGTGCGCAACTGGAAAAAGAGTACCCCACTGTTTCCAAGATGGTATCCATTGTTCTCGATCGCAATAAGCATTTATGGTGGCGGCGTGCTGATGACGAGGATTTTCTTGCCCTGCGCATAGGCACCGGCGACAGCAAACCATCTTTCAGTGTTTCACCACCGCGTACGGCTGACTCAAATAATCCTTTGACATCACTTGCATGGGAGCTTTCTCGATCTTATCAAAAGTTGCCCCATTTGCCTGTTCTATTGCCTCTGCAGCAGGTAGGCAGCCTGGCAATAGCTGGGAAACCTTCCTCAGCGGTTTATGGTGTGGCGCGCCGCCTTGTACTGGATGTGCTAGTGCACCACTCACCAGAAGATGTACAGTTGGTCGTTATGACTGATTTACCTGAGGGAAGAGAACGATGGGAATGGCTCAAGTGGGCGCCACACACCAGCGCGATTCATGCCGAAGAAGGCGTTTGCCGCCTGGCCTTCACTATGGACCAAGCTCAAGCTTGCCTAGAATGGTTGAGGGAGCAATATCGTACCCGTTTTCCAACTACAGATACCACGTCTAATGTAATGAAAGAAGAGAGGCAGCCGGCAGCGATCATAGTGCTGTTAGACGATTCAGGGCGCATTCGCCAACATCCGGATATTGCGAACTTGGCCGCGCGAGGAAAAGAAGCAGGGATTTACCTGCTTTTTATCGGCGGGCAAGGTTGGCCACGTGAGTGCCGCGCTCGGCTAGACGTCCTGAGAGAGCACAATTTCCACTACCTTTCATCTCGAGCGGACAAAGAAAGTCTTACAACATGTGAAGGGATGTACGAGACCGCTTCGCTCGAGGATTGTGAATGTATCGCCCGTAGCTTGGCGCCACTAAAGGTGAGCACTGGACAAAGTGTATGCACCCTGCCGGATAGCATTCGCATCTCGCAAGTCTTGGGAACGTTTTCACTAGAAGCATTGAAGCAAAATTGGATGGCAGAGCTTTCGCCAGCGGACATGCTTCAGTTGCCAGTGGGCGTGCGTGTCGGGCATGAGGGACTGGAGCCAATGATTATTGATCTACGTCCAGAGGGGCTGGGCGGTTATCAAGCATTCCATTCGGTGTTGATTGGCACTACGGGCAGCGGCAAAAGTGTTTTCTTGCAAACACTGATTCTGTCAGCAGCCTATCGTTATTCGCCGCGCTGGCTGAACTTTATGCTGATGGATTTTAAAGCAGGCGCCTCGGAATTGAGTAAACTGGAGAAATTGCCTCACGTCGTTGGCTTGGTAACAGATCTTACCCCTGAGCTAGCGACCCGGGCTCTGATCGCAGTCGATAGCGAAATTCGGCGACGTAAACAGGCCTTTGACGAAGCGGGCAAGTGCACTGGGATACGCATTTCAGATATTTGGGATTACAATAAACGTTTTCCGGGAGATCCTCTACCACATCTCCTGTTGGTATTGGACGAGTTTGCCAAAGGCATTGAACTCTTACCCGATTTGCAAAGAGTGTTGCAGTCATTGGCTCAACAAGGTCGAGCATTGGGAGTCTATCTCATTTTAGCCAATCAAAGAGTGACTCATGCCGTAGACACTTTGCTCTCTAACATTGGCTGGCGCATTGTCTTGCCGGTGGCCGAGCGTGACGAGATGCGCATTGTGGACAGGCTGCGTTCACCCAGTACTCGCCCAGGACGCGGTTATGTACGGGTTAAAGAGGAAGTCTACGAGTTCCAAGGAGCACGTTCGGATGAAGCGACTCTCTCCCCTGACGCGGATGGCGTTGGATCTTTTACAATCTACACCATTGAGGCAGATGGCTCTTGGAAAACGTTGTACAAGTATAGCACCAATATTCCACAAGAAGACCGCAGTGAACAGACCTCTGCGCGCAAGTCCGAGCTGGAAACCTTGATTGATTGGATGAAGCAGGCTGAGCAAGACCTGGGATTGGTGCCGGCGCGACGAATTTACCTACCACCCTTGGAAGAACACATCCGCTTTGAGGAAATGCTGGAGGATTCTTCTTTGCCCTTGCGCTTCGAAGATGGCAGATGGCAGGGTGACTCACAAATATCCAGTAAATTGCTCGTTCCGCTAGGATATGTGGATTTGCTCGATGAATCCCGCCAGGAAATTCTGATGGTAAATTTTGAAGAGCAGGATGGGCATCTCTGGATCGTAGGTAGCCCCGGCAGCGGCAAGGCAATGAGCCTGATTACCTTGCTGTTGTCATTGGCATATACACATACCCCTGAAGAAGTACAATTTTACATCCTTGAATACGGGGCTGGTACATTGCTCTCTTTAGTAGATCTGCCACACACTGGCGCAGTACTTCGTCTGGAGGAGAAAGAGCGCTTGCAACGTTTGCTCGCCTATCTGGATAAGGAGATGGAACAACGTCGAATCCATTTAGGAGGACAAAAGGTTGACGGAGCTTTCCCCAGTATTTTCTTGGTGGTCAATGACTTTGCTGAATTACGGGCGAACTATCCGGATGAGGCAGAACAGGTGGCCAGTTACGTGCGCAGCGGTAAAGCAGTCGGAATCCATGTCATCATCACCAGCAATCGTGGTACGGAGCTAAGCCGTTCCATCTCAGGCAACATTGCTCGCCGCTTGGTATTGCAACTGACAAGCCGTAATGAGTACCTGGATGTAGTTAATCAGCCATTGACACCTCTGCCTAAACCTGTTCAGGGACGAGGTTACTGGATAGATCGCGGAGTGAGGGAATGCCAGGTAGCGCAGCCGCCGTGTGATATGAAGAACCTCGTGCAGCTTATGCGTAAGACCTGGCGCGGTGCTCTCCCTCACGAGATAAGAGCATTGCCTTCCTGCATTTCTCTGGCCTCGCTTCTTGATGCAGTGAAACCCATCCCTGGGAACGTGATTCCCATTGCTGTCGGACTAGCCTACGAAGACTTGCGACTAATTACACCAAACTTGCTGGAGGAAATTCCTCAATGGCTGATTCTTGGGCCGCGGGAAAGTGGCAAGAGCAACTTTCTGGCCTGTATGGCACGGAGCGTACTCCATGCTGATGCCAATGGATGGGAGGTATGGATTTTTTCGCCGCGCCGCAGTCTGGCCAACTTAGTAAACATAAATCAAGCCAAGCTTTTTAGCACTATCGAAGAAAGCGTCAAAGCGCTGGAAGAATTAAATGGACGTCTGAATCAAGGCCAGCCTGCAGCAAGCGGAAAGCGTTTGCTATTATTGCTGGATGATCTGGGATCTTTCTTCCAGTCAGGTCGTGAAAGAGCTGCCGCTGCACTCAATACCCTAACCACGGCTATTGAAAAAACCAATGAAGTTTACCTCGTTGCAGCAGGTTTGGTAGAAGAACTTCGGTTGCAAATGGGCAATGCGTTAATCCGCCTTTTACGCCAGAGCCGCACCGGAGTAGTGTTCTCGAAAGACAGCAATGATTTGGATTGGCTTGGCGCGCAGGTTTCGTGGGAATATCGCAAGATGGATTTACCGTGCGGGCGAGGTTTTTTTGTGAGCAAGGGTAAGGCGCAATTGGTGCAAACACCGTTAACAGGGGAGTGCCCGAAATAGTTATTGGTGACTCAAGGAGGCAGATATGGGCGTAATTCACATGGAGACCGAGATCGTCAAAGAGGGGGCGGAGTGTCTGTTGCATTTTGCCACGGATCTTTCGGCCATTGTGGACAGGCTTAGTTACCACGGCAGGATTCTAAGAGGCGCTTGGCAAGGTGGCAGGTCGGAGAACTTTGTGGCACAATTTAATGGGTTGATCCGCCAGATGAATGCGCACATTCAAGAACTGGATCAGTTGGGATTGCGCGTCATCAGAGAGGTAAACGAATGGGAGCAGGTGGACCGTGACAATTCATTCAAAACCTATTGGGAAGATAATTGGCTTCACATCCTGAAAGATGCTACCAAAATCGGCGTGGCTGCTTCGTTTGCGGCTATGATGAGAACATCGGTCCTGCGACCAAACAGCATTATAATCAGTGCTCCCCCACTACTTAGAGAGATCTTTGGGGGAAGAAAATTGCGAGCATTTATTGGTTTGGAAGAAACACTGAATATCATTAAGCCCTCTACACTGGCCAAGAAAATGTTCCTAATGAATCTGGCCGTTGAGGTCACCCCCCAACTCATTAGCGATTTTAGAGAGTATGGGCTATCTAAACGATTTGTCTCTGCTGCTTTGGTTGATGCTGTACTGAAAAGTGCAAGTAGTTTATTGCTTTTCGGAGCTAGTAAATTGATAATGGCAGCGTCATTTTCGAATCCAGTCACTGGCGGTCTTATCCTTCTAACGTGGGTAGCTGGTCCGGTATTGTGGGATTATATCGAACCCGGTTTATCGCGGTGGTTTGAATCACATGTTACAACGAGGGAAGCATTGATTGAACAAGGGGTGCGCGCGATTGACAAAACCCTGAATTTTGGTCAGTATGTGGTCCAATCTGCGCGTCAGAAAGCGGATCAGGTTTTCAGCGGCTACATCCGCGCGTTAGCTCCATCTACTATCTGAGAGGGTTGAGATGACACAACAATGCATTCACTTATCGTTATCTGTTGATGAGCTTGCTTTGTGTTTCTCGCTGGTTAACAGCCCAGCCCAGGGCAGAGCGATCCTGTCTGAAACATATGGTCAACTAACGGAATCCGAAATCCAGGAGCGGTTGACTTCAGCCAGTCATTCTTTGCTAGCGCGCAAAATGGTAACGATTACCCCTGAGGCGACCGTTAAGCTGAGCCCAGAGATTGAATGGCTTCTCTATCCTTTGCTTCGTTACTATCGCGTAATTCAAGTAATGATTATGGATAGCGAAGGGCTGCCGACTATCACGAATATCCATCTAGGAACCAACCACAAATTCACAGCTCATCGAGTAGAGCAAGGCGTAGTCCATCTTCTTTGGCATGACGATGAAGGATCGCTTTGCCCTCTGATCGAGGAATGGCTATTGCCATGGAAAGAAATGCCAGTGTCCCTGGTTCAGGAGATTCAAAACAAAGAACAAAGGATTACTCTCGCTCGGTTAGCGGAATTGCAAAGCTTTTCAATGAAAGAAGCCCAGCGAGCACTTGTCTCCGATGGCATCAGCGCCCTTATTGCTTCTGAGCTGGCCATGGATGGTACACGTTCTCTGAAAAGGGGCAGCATTGTTTTTGTTGATGCTTCTCCAGAAAACATAGCGAATCTCGATCCTGCCCAGGCCGGTCCTGGTATTCTATTCATAACTGGTGAAAAGACGACTTGGATTTTTGCCTTTGAAGAGGTTAATGATGCGGCCATAGGGCAAATTGCGATCGGGAGCTTGGATGCTTTTCGAAAAGTATTCCAGGATTTTCTCCAGAGGCACGATGCACAATAACGGCGTCTGTTGGTGCTTTCCATTCATGTTGAACCACATGAGCTGCGCCTGACTGCTCAGGCTGTGGAGCACAAGGCTCTGCAGATAGACTACAAGTGGAGAGTTCGCGTATTGCCTGAGCTTATTTAGAGATGGCCTGGCAGGGAAGAACGGCAGAGCTATTTCTCATGGGAATGCAAGCGCTTTTATGGCGATTAGGCGCTAGGATCGAAGAATTAGATGCTCTAGCCTTGACTCTTTTGTGACAAGCTGATCGCTGGGAAGAGCGCGATCAATGCTGGAATAATCTTGCAAACATTATGGCATTTATGCTAGCGCTTTCAATTCTTATGAACCTTTTATGTATTGAGAGGGATACGAGAAGAATCATCGAGTGCGACAAGTATGGCTTATGTGAAAGTTACCGTTACTTATGCGCCAGATGGGCGCAAGGACCTTGCTTTACCATTGGAGGTACCAGTTGGTTTGCTAGCCAATGCACTTGCCGAGGCCTTACATCTGGCTCCACCTCACGAGCATTATGTGCTTAGCATACAAGGTAAAAAGGGCCCACAACGCTTACCGGAAAACCTGGCATTGGGTGAAATTGCCGTTTTTCATGGGGCTGTCTTATCCCTGGTACGAGGCTCGGAAATACGTCCTATACCGGGTCCTTCACCTAAAACGCTGCTAGTTGTTAAGAGTGGCCAGACATACTCACTCAGAAAGATTACTACTATCATTGGTCGCCGTGATCCCAAGCGCGGTATTGAGGTAGATATAGATCTCAGCCTATTGGATAAAAGGCCGCCAATAATCTCGCGCCGTCACGCTTCCATCACCTGTAAAGGGGAAATCTGTCTTCTGACCGATTTAGGGAGCACGAACGGTACATGGCTGAACGAGGAATACCTGATACCCAACCAGCCGTATCTTTTGAAAGATGGGGATGAGATTGCCCTTGGTCGCAGCGGGGTGCGGTTGAAATTTCTCTGTCGTTAATAGCGCCTTTCTTCGACAAAATCCAGTTACTGCCAGTGCAC
Coding sequences:
- a CDS encoding FHA domain-containing protein, which gives rise to MAYVKVTVTYAPDGRKDLALPLEVPVGLLANALAEALHLAPPHEHYVLSIQGKKGPQRLPENLALGEIAVFHGAVLSLVRGSEIRPIPGPSPKTLLVVKSGQTYSLRKITTIIGRRDPKRGIEVDIDLSLLDKRPPIISRRHASITCKGEICLLTDLGSTNGTWLNEEYLIPNQPYLLKDGDEIALGRSGVRLKFLCR